The window AGATAAAAATACCTGAGAATCGTGCGGTACTGTGCTGCCGATTCTGCTGTTAAGTAACTTGCTTCAATTACTTTCTTCATTGTAACGTCCAACGTAATCACCTTCGTTCCTCGTTAATATCATTACTCTTATTTTACGGTAGTTAGACTGGGAATAAAAGTGGGTTAGGTTTTTTTGGAATCATCTACCTATGAGAAAAATAGGGACGGGGTTTGCTTCACATTTTCGTAGTTTAAGAAAATGTGAAGTGAACCCCGTCCTTGTTTTACATTTCATATAGTTCTAGAGGCAGTCCGTCTGGGTCTGCAAAGAAGGTGAATTTTTTACCGCTTAATTCATCCACTCGGATAGGTTCTATATCTAATCATTTCCCTATTAGCTCCTTTACGGCTTCTTCTATATCTTTTACTTTAAATGCCAAGTGACGTAACCCTCGTGCCTCCGGATAACTCGGACGCGCTGGTGAGTTTAGAAAGGAAAACAGCTCGATTTGCACACCACCAGGTACTTGCAAATCTAGTTTATAAGAATCCCGTTCTTTTCTATACGTTTCTTCTATAATAGGAAACTGCAATATTTCTGTGTAGAAGCGTTTGGAAATTTCATAATTAGAGCAAATGATTGCTATATGGTGGACCCCGTCTATATACATCTCTTCTTCCCTCCTTCTTCTAAATGCTGAATCTTTTCCTCTTTGGTCTTTATTATATTAAAACTCATTTAGTACAAATTATTCTACGGTAGTTATACTGGAAATAAAAGTGGATGTGGATGATTTTACTAACTTTACAGAATTGAGTGGCATACTTTTAGATAAACTTCGTCAATGAGAAATGTGAATGGGGAAATGTTCACATTATTGAACTATACTGTGAACATTTACCCCTGCTTTGGTTTAGGTATTAAGAAAGAAACCTTAGTATAGCTGATAAACTTAATAATTCGCCGATAACTTATTATTTTCGCCGATTAAAAATTTTTGTCGCTGATTGGATGTTAGTTTTCGCCGGTTAATCCCCTATTTTCGCCGATAGAATCAAGTCTTTCGCCGATTAACCTGAGATTTTCGCCGATAAACCCGAAATGCTTCATCAACAAACCTAAAAAAGCACCAACTTTTGCAGAATACTTCCATTGAAAACTCCAAAAAATAAATTTTTTTGGGGTAAACTTTCATTTTGAATTTTTTTGTTCCGATATTGGATCCCCTTTCCGATTTCTCATGACTACAATTGGAAAAATTGCACAGTATATATTTATATATAGTGCTAGGAATGGAGCTTGTGGATGTGATTATATTCGGTATTGTTTTCTTATTGATATATGTTGCACTCGTTTTTTATATTGGTTGGAGTGGTTGGGGTTGGATGAAGTCTTGGGTGAAAGATGAAATTTCATGGAAAGTTAAACTCCTTTATATTGTCACACTTACATTCGTTTCTACATCGTTTATATTAGGGAGATTTTTTCAAAATACATTACTACATATTGTTGGCTCATTATGGATGGCGTTTTTTTACTTATTGCTTGTCCTTTTGCCTTTAGTACATATTAGCGTTTGGTTGCTTACGTTTACTCGACTTTCCAGAAGGCATCTTGATAGATGGTCGAGTATAGTAACGATTGGTTTGACTTTTTCTTTAGTTGGCTTAGGGTTATACAATGCGTATTCTCCAATCGTTCAAACATATGAAGTTCATATAGAAAAAAACACTCCTACAACTGAACGTCTTCAAATAGTGATGGCGTCGGATATGCATTTTGGCGTTCTTTCCAATAGAAGACATGCAGCTCGGATGGTGAAAGAAATAAACGCATTGAATCCTGATCTTGTCGTTTTTCCTGGCGATATTGTAGACGATGATATTGATCCGTTTGTAATCCAAGGAATTCACGAAGTGCTAGCACAGATTAATGCGCCACTTGGCGTTTACATCTCTCTCGGAAATCACGATAAGCATAGTGGTCCGATAGAAGATTTAATCGTCGCTTTAGAAAGAGGAAATGTCAAAGTATTATATGACGAAGCTGTTATGGTGATGGAAGATATTATTTTAATAGGGCGACGTGACCGAACGAACAGAGGTAGGCAGGATATAGCATCTCTGACTAAGGATATTCCATTAGATAAAACCGCTATTTTACTAGAACATCAACCTTATGATTTAGATGTTGCACAAGAAAATGGCATTGACCTTATCCTTTCTGGCCATACCCACCTAGGTCAAATCTTCCCCGGAAGCTTGATCACTAGACGAATCTATGAAAATGATTGGGGCTATATGAAGAAAGATTCGCTCCATTCTATTGTTTCCATGGGGTATGGATTTTGGGGTCCACCAATTCGATTAGGAACTCGGTCGGAAATAGTCCAAATAATCGTTACTATAGGGGGGTGAAACGGGGACGAGGTTCGGTTTCTCACTTTTATCGTGAAAAAGGCGGCTTTTTGGACGCGGAGTTATTTCTAAAGCTAATCATGCTGAAAATGTGAAATCAAACCCCGTCCCCATTTTGCACAGATTGACCACTGCTCCTGTTTGCTTTAGAATTATCCTTGCAAATCAAATCTAGTAAACACGAGCGTGATGCATGGTGAAAAGACATTTCTTCTTTCTTAAATCTAACTATATCTACCTAGCAATTACTTCCATAATTGGCTGTGCGCTTTTTTTACAGCAAGTTATTATTCCGTTTACTCCACTTTCTATAAACGGGGTTTTATTTGTTCTCCTTTCCATTTCCATCTTACTTTTAAATAGATTCAGAGTTGTTTTACCTCTTGTTGGTAATGGTTTCTCTATGGATACTTCGATATATTTGGCAACGATTTATTTATTTGGATTAGAAAATACTTTATGGTTACTTTTCATAAGCGCTTTCCTCATTTATTTGCTTGAACGAGTTTCCGAGTGGTGGAAGCAAGTATTTAACTTTTCTATTTATGCAATCATGATCTTTATTTCTTACCAATTTTTTATTTGGCTAGGGGGAGAGGTTGGAGCACTTTCTCTTGAATACTTACATGCTTATATTTTTGCTATCACCATCTATTTTTTCATAAATACTTTGTTAATCGCTTTATATTTTGCACTAGCTACGCAAGACAATGTTCTTCTAATCATGAAGAGTATTGCCAAGGATTCTGTTACTCACTATTTGAGTACCGTATTGCTAGCATTAATATTAACGATATTACTAGGGGTTTATCCCGTTTTTGGCCTTATAATTTTTACTTTGACAATCATTTTCATATCGATTAGTTTTAATAACTATTTCCAACTGTATGAGCAAACGAAGAAAGACAAAATATACAGAGAACAAATTTTAAATTCTTTACCAGTCGGAATTATTACCGCCGATAACCTTACTAACAAATATTCCTTAAACACCGCTGCTTCCAAATTAATAAAGATAGATCCTCTTGAAATCAAGTACTGGCAAAAGAAACGGCAAGAAAACGAACAATTTTGGAACATTCTTTTTTCTAAAGAAATATGCAAAAACCAAAAGGTTACGTTCAAAACAGAGAATGACAACCACCTTCTTCTCGTCTCGCAATCAGAGTTGCGCGACCAGCATGATAGCCTTATTGGGACAATTTTTCACTTTATCGATATTACGGAAACGGAAGAGTTACAAAATCGGATTCATCATTCAGAAAAGTTGGCATTACTTGGGGAACTTGCTGCCGGTGCTGCTCACGAAATAAGAAACCCTCTTACTGTAATTTATGGCTTTCTTACACTTATGAAACAGTCATTCACCAAAGAGGTGAGCAATAAATTTCAAGTACCCCTTTTATTGAAAGAGTTTGAGCGAATTAATACGATTGTGGAAGAAATGTTGATGATTGCTAAACCTGGTGCACCGATTGTAAAAGAAGCGACGGTGAGAGAAGTACTAGCTGATATGCCGAGTGTGATTGGAGATAGTCCGGAGTTAAGATTGGATTTACAATTAGATGAAACTCCGTTATTACTAGATACGAAGCAAATGAAACAAGTCTTTTATAATCTATTGAGAAATAGTAAAGAAGCCATGAATGGAAAAGGCACGATCTCTATTCACTCCAAAAAAGAGAGCCATTCATACCAACTGTTTATTTCAGACACTGGCAGTGGTATTGAGGGGTATATGAAGAAAACACTTTTCGATCCATTTTCTACTTCAAAAGAATCTGGAACTGGACTAGGTCTAACGATTGTTCAACGGATTATAGAGAATCATAATGGGAAGATAGAAGTTCATACCACTTCTAAACACGGCACAACATTTTTAATTACATTTCCACTTCCGTAAAAGTTGAAAGAGCCTTCCAATGGACAGGCTCTTTTTGCATTCTTCTTAATCTTGATAGCTAGATAAGTCTTGTTGAACGGATTGAAGCGATTGGATTGCTTGTTCAATTTTGTTTTTGTTTTCTGGCTTTTCCGCACAGCTTAATGCTTGTTGTAAACTACCCATTGTACTTTGAACAGACGACATACTTTGATTCACGTAATCTTGTGCATTTTGATTTTGCATTATGTAAAACCTCCTTTTCACAATTTCACCTTAGTTTTTGCACCAACGTGGAAAAATATGCATGTGAAATGGGGACGGGGTTCGTTTCACATTTAAACTAGGTTTCGAATGGGAGGTGAGCGAAAGAAGTGTGAGGATTGATTTGTTGTAAATTAATATGGTTTGGAGGAGGGGGGTGAATTGAAACACAAGACTTGCGGATTGAAACAGTAAAGTGCGTGATTGAAACACAACATGTATAAATTGAAACACAAATGTAAGGATTAACGTTTCCACATTAAAATTGAAACACAAGGCTTGTGGATTGAAACAGAAAGGCGTGAAATTGAAACACAACGCCAATAAATTGAAACACAATTCAATTGCATTGCGGGATGAAAATATATTTCATTCAACCTTAACCATAAAGAACAGAAAAAGACCTAATTACGTGAAAGTTCCTCTTTTCCACGAAACTCGGTCTTTATTTTATCCCACTATTCTAAACCGACCACAATTCCTGCACTAAACAAAATCCTTATGTACAATACTCTTAAACCTTTAGCAAGCCGCGGAAACCTCTTGCGGCATAATAGGAATCAGCTCCGTTGTGGTACATAAAGATAGTGCCGTAGCGACGATCGCAAAAGATGGCACCGCCAAGTTTTCTTATATTAGCAGGTGTATTCACCCAACTCGATGTTTTCATATCAAAATTTCCAAGTTTCTGCAACTCTCGGTATTGTTCTTCCGATAAAAGTTCAATGCCCATGTCATTAGCCATATCAATCGCGCTATTTTCTGGCTTGTGTTTTTTTCTTGATTCTAGTGCTTCACGGTCGTAGCAAACACTTCTGCGACCTTTAGGACTTTCCGCTGAACAGTCATAAAAGATGTATTCGTGTTTCTCTTTATCATAACTAACTACATCCGGCTCACCGCCGGTTCTTTCCATTTCACTAAGAGACCACAGTTTTTCAAGATTAGTTTCCAATTTTGCTTGGACTCTAGCCCATTCTATTCCTTCATGGCGGTTTATATTTTTCTCGAATCGGTCTTTCAATATTTGGAGTAAACCTTCACGTTGTTGTACTGTCATTTCCTTATCTATATTTGTCACAATAATTTGCTCCTTTAGCATAGGACTTAAATAATCGTTTCATTAGCCGTTGAAGTATCTGTTAATAACTTTTGTGTTGCTAATAACTTTTAGTTTATCTTTGTTTCCATATTTGCTGAAAAAGTTAACTCTTCCAACTTCCTCAAAGTGCCGATTCCATTTGAACATTTTAAAAAACAATTCAACTGTTGGCTTGTAATTTGATTTCTCTAATCCAAGTTTTTGTTTAAGAAATCTCTTTATTATTCGGTAGGTTCTAATTGAATACTTTGTATCCATATAAATAATCAAGTCTGCGGTTTCAAAACTTTTGCTCACCCAATCTTCATTATGTACCCCTTCGATAATCCAACTTTCTGATTGAATTATTGCATTTAAATGCTCTTCTCTTTCTTGTTCCGTTCTTCTTATATCACTAGAATTATTTCTTATCCAAACCACATTGTCTAATTCATAGTAAGGTATATTTAACGCCGACGATAATTCTTTTGCTAAGGTCGTTTTACCACTTCCAACAGAGCCAATAATATGTATTTTTTTGGGGATTGTTTTTTTCAATAATACCACCTAATCCATAATAGTTTTCTATACCATATTCTATTACGGAGTATGATTTCCCTTTTGAGTTATTAAATATGGGAGGGGGTATTTCTAAAGCACGGGGACGTTTCTAACAGGGGGCAATCGGAAGCTTTGCACGAAAATAGGCACAACTAGCGAATGATACTAGTTGTGCCTTAGCTTTTCTTTGCTTCTTCTTTCATTGATAGGTAATCATATATGACAATCCATAAGAAAAAAACACAGGTACGTAAGTAACTATCATACCTGGACCCATTAACTATTCCTGACGAACTTGTGGCTTTACATTTTGACCGTTTTCAATGCCATTTTCTTCTTGAACATTCAATTGTATTCTTTTATTTTCCATACTTTCCTGCTTCATCGTCACTGTCGAATGTACATTATTATTTCTACTAGCTTGATTATTCCAATCTGTCATCTTATTCACCACCATACTAAAAGTAACTTTTTTAGTATGTGAATTTCTCTACTATTTATTAGTATCTAATATTGTAAAATATATTTAGCACTCCATTTTCAAATGGAAAAACTGTTAATAGTGCCTGCAAATTACTATTGTAAAATTACTATTTAAAATGTTAAATTCACCTTCAGGCACATAGATCATTTATACATAACCAATCGAAACATTCTTTAATCAAACGTTTGTTTAAAAATTTCTATTTAGCTATCTTTCTAACTTAAGTGAGAAATTTAACCCCATCCCTCTATTTGCGCCAAAAAGTAGAACAGTCTGCCTTGTCTTGAATATTAAACTCAATCATTTTCTCCAGTAAAGAGTAATCCAGTGGGCCATTCCAAGGAATTCGGATAATCTCCTTTGTGTAGTCATAGCCTGCCTTAACAATGTCATCCTCTACATGAGAAATCGTAACGGCTTCAGGAGCAACAGCTAAATGCTTTTTAGAAACGCTAAAACCAATAATGTATGTACCATGGTCTGTAAACATCGGTTGCTTCCATTTTATTACTGACTGTAGGTTAGGGTATTTATCTTCTATCCAATTAAATACTTCTTCCGTTCTTTCTCGGTGAGAAGGGTTGTCCATCCCCGCTAAAAAATCAACTAAAGATTCCAAGTTGTTCTCTCCTATCTTCTTAATTAATGGCCAGTCCATCGATATAATAAGTATTAACGTAGG is drawn from Bacillus alkalisoli and contains these coding sequences:
- a CDS encoding metallophosphoesterase, which translates into the protein MDVIIFGIVFLLIYVALVFYIGWSGWGWMKSWVKDEISWKVKLLYIVTLTFVSTSFILGRFFQNTLLHIVGSLWMAFFYLLLVLLPLVHISVWLLTFTRLSRRHLDRWSSIVTIGLTFSLVGLGLYNAYSPIVQTYEVHIEKNTPTTERLQIVMASDMHFGVLSNRRHAARMVKEINALNPDLVVFPGDIVDDDIDPFVIQGIHEVLAQINAPLGVYISLGNHDKHSGPIEDLIVALERGNVKVLYDEAVMVMEDIILIGRRDRTNRGRQDIASLTKDIPLDKTAILLEHQPYDLDVAQENGIDLILSGHTHLGQIFPGSLITRRIYENDWGYMKKDSLHSIVSMGYGFWGPPIRLGTRSEIVQIIVTIGG
- a CDS encoding two-component system sensor histidine kinase NtrB; protein product: MVKRHFFFLKSNYIYLAITSIIGCALFLQQVIIPFTPLSINGVLFVLLSISILLLNRFRVVLPLVGNGFSMDTSIYLATIYLFGLENTLWLLFISAFLIYLLERVSEWWKQVFNFSIYAIMIFISYQFFIWLGGEVGALSLEYLHAYIFAITIYFFINTLLIALYFALATQDNVLLIMKSIAKDSVTHYLSTVLLALILTILLGVYPVFGLIIFTLTIIFISISFNNYFQLYEQTKKDKIYREQILNSLPVGIITADNLTNKYSLNTAASKLIKIDPLEIKYWQKKRQENEQFWNILFSKEICKNQKVTFKTENDNHLLLVSQSELRDQHDSLIGTIFHFIDITETEELQNRIHHSEKLALLGELAAGAAHEIRNPLTVIYGFLTLMKQSFTKEVSNKFQVPLLLKEFERINTIVEEMLMIAKPGAPIVKEATVREVLADMPSVIGDSPELRLDLQLDETPLLLDTKQMKQVFYNLLRNSKEAMNGKGTISIHSKKESHSYQLFISDTGSGIEGYMKKTLFDPFSTSKESGTGLGLTIVQRIIENHNGKIEVHTTSKHGTTFLITFPLP
- a CDS encoding DUF4256 domain-containing protein; protein product: MLKEQIIVTNIDKEMTVQQREGLLQILKDRFEKNINRHEGIEWARVQAKLETNLEKLWSLSEMERTGGEPDVVSYDKEKHEYIFYDCSAESPKGRRSVCYDREALESRKKHKPENSAIDMANDMGIELLSEEQYRELQKLGNFDMKTSSWVNTPANIRKLGGAIFCDRRYGTIFMYHNGADSYYAARGFRGLLKV
- a CDS encoding P-loop NTPase family protein produces the protein MKKTIPKKIHIIGSVGSGKTTLAKELSSALNIPYYELDNVVWIRNNSSDIRRTEQEREEHLNAIIQSESWIIEGVHNEDWVSKSFETADLIIYMDTKYSIRTYRIIKRFLKQKLGLEKSNYKPTVELFFKMFKWNRHFEEVGRVNFFSKYGNKDKLKVISNTKVINRYFNG
- a CDS encoding iron chaperone, coding for MDNPSHRERTEEVFNWIEDKYPNLQSVIKWKQPMFTDHGTYIIGFSVSKKHLAVAPEAVTISHVEDDIVKAGYDYTKEIIRIPWNGPLDYSLLEKMIEFNIQDKADCSTFWRK